One Comamonas odontotermitis genomic window, GACCGCGCAGTCGCTGTTGTGAACGATCAGACCTGCATTGCGATCCAGATAGCCGGCAACACTGTCGCCAGGTACCGGGCGACAGCATTTGGCGTATTTGACTGCGGCGTTGTTGCCGCCATCGAGAACAACGGCGCTGGTGACGGAGGAACTCCTGTTTTTATAGCGCTCCTGGGTCAGCAGCACGGCGTCGGGACGCATGCCCTGTTCTGCGAGCAGTTCCACCATTTGCTTGGCTGCGAATACCGCAATGCGCTTGCCCTGGCCAATGTCGCTGAACAGTTCGGCCTTGTTGCGCGCGCCCAATCGCTCCAGCAGTCCATCCCAGGCTGCTTTTGCCTCGGGTAGCTGCGAGATGCCTTCAGCACGCAGTGCTTGCAACAGCAGGCGCTCTCCCAGGACTGCCGTCTCACTTTGGCCCTGGGTCTTGAGGTAATAGCGAATCTTGGATTTGGCGCGCCCCGTGCGCACGATGGTGAGCCAGGAGGGGTGAGGCACCGCCTCAGGCGAGGTGGTGACTTCAACGATGTCGCCGCTCTTGAGTACGGTGCTCAGGGGAACCTGCTCGTTGTTGATGCGGGCGCCAGATGTGTGCTCACCCACATTGCTGTGGATGGCATAGGCAAAATCCAGCACCGTGGCGCCGCGCGGCAAGGTCAACATCTGGTTTTTGGGAGTGAACACATAGACCGAGTCGGGGAACAGGTCCACGCGCACGTTGTCCCAGAATTCATGCGCATCGCGGGTTTCGTCCTGGATATCGAGCAGCGACTGTACCCATTTGGTGCCCAACTGCTCGCCGCTGCCGGAGGCGCGAGCCTGGATCATCCAGTGCGTGAGCACACCGTTTTCGTCCACCAGATTCATGTCCTCGGTGCGGATCTGGAAATCCATGCTCACGCCCGATGGGCCAACCAGGGTGGTATGCAGCGACTGGTAGCCATTGGATTTTGGGTTGGCAATGTAATCGCGGAACTTGGATGGCACGGGACGGAAAACCTGGTGCAGCACGCCCAGCGCCGTATAACAGTCGATCAGGTTGGGAACGATGACGCGTACGGCATACGAATCGGTGACTTGCGCAAACGATAAATGCTTGGCATCCATCTTCTTGTAGATGGAATACAGCGTCTTTTCCTGGTTGCCCAGGCGAATCTTGATGCCGGATTTGGCAAAGGATGCATCCACCTCGGCATGGATTTTCTGCACCACTTCCTTGCGGCGGTTGCGCGAGCGGCCCAGCGCTTTGACCAGGGTGTCATGGCGCCATGGATACAGGTGCTTGAAGGCCAGGTCCTGAAGCTCCCGGTAGACGCGATTGATGCCCAGCCGGTTGGCAATGGGCACATGGATTTCCATGGTTTCGGTGGAAATGCGTCCCCATTTGCTGCGCGGCATGTCCGACATGGTGCGCATATTGTGGGTTCGGTCTGCCAGCTTGACGAGAATCACGCGAACGTCGCGCGCCATGGCCAGCAGCATTTTGCGGAAGGATTCCGCCTGGTTTTCCTCGCGCGAATTGAAATGCAGCTTGTCCAGCTTGGTGAGGCCGTCGACCAACTCTGCCACCGTGTCGCCAAACTGCCGGGCGATATCGTCGCGGGTGACGCCACAGTCTTCCATGGCGTCGTGCATCAGTGCTGCCATCAGGGCTTCGGCGTCCAGCTTCCAGGTGGCACAGATCTCGGCAACCGCAATGGGGTGGGTGATATAGGGGTCGCCGCTGCTGCGGAACTGGCCGGAGTGCGCAACCGCTGCAAATTCAAAGGCTTCTTCCACCCGCGCCAGATCGGCATCTTTCAGGTAATCAAGCTTTTCCAGGAATGCAGCATAGGCACTCACGACTACCGGGTAGGACATAGCAGGCTTGGCTGCGGCGGTAGCGGAAGTACCAGAAGATTGAACGGGAGGGGTGGAGATGGACACGGACTTCACGCCTTTACTGTAGCGTGCGATGACAAACTTGTGTGAATAACAAGAAAAATGGCACCGATATTCGGTGCCATTGCGCGTGAAGATACGAGGATTTAACCCGGAACTTTCTTCAGCATCTCCAGGCCGACCTTGCCAGCTGCGATTTCGCGCAAGGCAGTGACTGCCGGCTTGTTGCGGCTGTCGATCTTGGGGGTGTGGCCTTGGCTGAGCATGCGGGCGCGGTAGGTGGCCGCAAGCACGAGCTGGAAACGGTTAGGGACTTTTTCGAGGCAATCTTCTACAGTGATGCGGGCCATCAGGAGTTCTCCAGGCTGTCAGATATGTTGAGTGACGAGAATATTTCGGCACGGGCGCGGCGCTGGCACAAAAAACGCAGCCGTTGCGAATGAACAACAGCTTTCAGATCGAACAGTGCGCGTTCAAATAACTCGTTGATTATAACGAAGTCGAATTTGTCGACCTGGGACATTTCCTGATGGGCATTCTTCAGGCGCACTTCGATAACCTCCGAGGTGTCTTCGCCCCGGTTCTCCAGGCGCGAACGCAGCTCATCCCAGCTCGGCGGCAAGATGAAGATCAGCACGGCATGCGGAAAGCTTTCCTTGATCTGCAAGGCGCCCTGGTAATCGATCTCCAGCACGATGTCCGCGCCTTTGGCCAGGCGCTCCTCGATGGCCTTTTTGGCAGTGCCGTACATGTTGCCATGCACATTGGCCCATTCCACGAAAGCGTTGCCCGCGATCATTTTTTCGAAATCTTCGCGTGACGCGAAGTAGTACTCGCGACCATGCTTTTCCTGGCCGCGTGGTGCGCGCGTGGTGTGCGAGATGGAGCGGTAGACCTGGGAATCGAGTTCCAGCAGGGCCTTGACCAGCGATGATTTACCGGCCCCGCTGGGGGCCGATACGACGAAGAGATTTCCTGGGTAATCCATGGTGATGAATAGCTTTTTGTTTTTATTCGATGTTCTGTACCTGCTCGCGCATCTGCTCGATCAGCACCTTCATGTCCACGCTGATGCGTGTCAGCTCCAGCGCAGCTGATTTGGAGCCCAGCGTGTTGGCCTCGCGATGCAGTTCCTGGATCAGAAAATCCAGGCGCTTGCCGATGTCGCCACCCTTGCCCAGCAGGCGGGTGATTTCTTCGAGGTGCGAGCGCAGACGGGTGATTTCTTCGGCAACGTCGATGCGGATGGCAAAGGAGGTGGCTTCTGTCAGGGCGCGATCTTGTGCTGCTTCGGGTGAAACGCTGCCTTCGGTCAACGCCATAGCGTCCTTCCAGCGCTCCAGAAAGCGGTCTTTCTGCTGCCTGACGAGGTCCGGAACCAGTGGCTCGGCCTTTTCGGCCAGGGCCTTGAGCTGGTCGACCCGGTCCTGCAGCATCGCAGTGAGGCGTTTTCCTTCACGCTGGCGGGCATCGAGCAAGGCTTTGAGTGCCTGCTTGCAAACGTCGGCAACGGATTCGGCCCAGTTCTCGGGGAGGTCGGAGCTGCCGGTGCCGCTTAAACGCAACACTTCTGCCACGGTAAGAGGCTGGGCGCTGGGCATCCATGCGGTGACCGTGTCCTGAAAGCTGCCCAATTGCTGCAGCAGACGCGCGGAAGCCACGGGAATGTTTGACGCTTGTTCACTGACGACCAGAACCCGCACTTCCACCTTGCCGCGCTTCAGACTATTATCGACAAGAGAGCGTAACTGTGGTTCGCAGCTTCTGAGATCTTCCGGAAGCTTGAAAGATAAATCGAGAAAACGGCTGTTAACCGAGCGAATTTCCAGTCCGACGCGCCAGAGAGAGGGAGCATTGTCGCCACCGGCCGGTGGGATGCTTTGCTGGACAGAGGCATAGCCTGTCATGCTGTAAACTGGCATAGGACTGTATGGGGTTGCTTGCAATCGCGCTCATTATCAGGCTTCTCATATACCTGCGTTGTTCATCTAACTATGTCAAAAGCAAAGCCAGCGCCGTTACCCACCAATACCGTCATCGGTGGATATCGTATCGTGCGGCGTATATCGTCGGGGGGATTCGGGGTTGTCTATCTGGCTTTGGCGCCTGATGGCCAGCAGGTGGCCATCAAGGAATATCTGCCTTCCAGCCTGGCCTCGCGTGAGCCTGGCGCCCTGGCGCCCACGGTAGAGCCCGAAAAATTGTCGTTGTACCGCCTGGGCCTCAAGAGCTTTTTCGAAGAGGGGCGGGCGCTCGCGCAAATCTCCCATCCCTCGGTGGTCAGCGTCTACAACTTCTTCCGCGAGAACGAGACTGTCTACATGGTCATGAACTACCTGGAGGGTGCCACCCTGCAGGATTTCATCGTGACCGCGCGCGACCTGAAAGAGGCCAAGGTCTTCCGCGAGTCGACGATCCGCTCGCTGTTTGACGAGGTACTGCGCGGCCTGCGCATCGTGCACCAGCACAAGATGCTGCATCTGGACATCAAGCCGGCCAATATCTTCATCACCGATGACAACAAGGCCTTGATGATCGACTTTGGCGCTGCGCGCGAAGTGCTCAGCAAGGAAGGCAATTTTGTCCGTCCCATGTACACGCCGGGCTTTGCAGCGCCCGAGATGTACCGCCGCGACACACCGCTGGGGCCGTGGACCGATATCTATGCCATTGGTGCCTGTATCTATGCCTGCATGCAAGGCATTCCGCCCAATGACGCGCCCAAGCGGCAGGAGAAGGATCGCCTGGGCCTTGCGCTTTCGAAAGTGCGCGGCGTTTATTCCGACAACCTGATCGAACTGGTGGAGTGGTGCATGGCGCTGGATCCCCAGGCGCGCCCGCAGTCGGTGTTTCTGCTGCAGAAGGAGCTGGCGCGGGAGGACGAGCGCCGCTACACCAAGCTGACGGTTTCCGAGAAAGTTCGTATGTCGATTGACTCGCTGGTAAGCGATACCAAGAAAAATATCCAGGCGCGTGCAGGGAGCTCCACCAAATGAAGTTCTCGGTCTTCCAGCTCAGTCGCAAGGGTGGTCGGGAAAAGAACGAAGACAGGATGGGGTACAGCTACACCAAAGAGTCCTGTCTGTTCGTCGTTGCCGATGGCATGGGCGGTCACCCCGAAGGCGAGGTTGCAGCCCAGCTGGCGCTGCAGACGGTTTCGCTGGATTTCCAGCGTCTGGCGCGCCCCAAGCTGGATGACCCGGCGGAGTTCCTCGAAAACGCACTGCTGTCGGCACACCACAACATCCTCAAGTACGCCATTGCGAACAATATGGAAGACCCACCGCGCACCACTCTGGTGGCTTCGGTGGTTCAGGACGGCAATGTCTGGTGGGTGCACTGCGGCGATTCACGGCTGTACATGGTGCGCGGCGCCAAGGTGATGGCGCGTACGCGTGACCATTCGTACATGGAGCTACGCGGCTCTGGTGTCACCAGCGTCAACCCGGATCGCTTCAATCGCAATGTGCTGTTCACCTGCCTGGGCAGCCCTTCCCGGCCGTTTTTCGATGTGGCAGGGCCCACTGAGCTGCATCGCAGCGATCGCATCATGCTGTGTTCCGACGGGTTGTGGAGCAGCGTGTCCGAGACGGTGATTGCCCGTGAGTTGGGCAACAAGTCGGTATCGCGCGCCATCCCTGATCTGATTGACGCCGCACTGCGCAAGGCCGGTGCCAGCAGCGACAACGTCACCGCCGTGGCTTTGGAATGGGAAATGCCGGGGGCGGAGCGGTTTGTCTCTGAGGAAGATCCGTCTGCGGCAGGCGCCATGCCGCCAGAGCCGCCCGCCGAGCCAGACGGGAGCAAGGCCCAGCCGCCATTGCCCTGAGGCGTCTGTAGTCCGGCGTGCAGAAGGCCCGCAGCATGCAGCGTTTTGGCCGTCGGCTGATAATGAGGACTTACCACACCCACAACATCTGCAAGGCGGTCACCCAGGCCGCCTTGTTGCTTGGGTACTATTAAAAATATAGCGTTTGGCGTTTGATCATTGCACGCCAAGCGCCATTCAGACCATGAAAATCGTTCTTGCATCCAACAACCAGGGCAAGCTCGCCGAGCTGCAGGCCATGTTCCATCCATTGGGCGTAGAACTGGTGCCGCAAGGCGCATTGATGGATGGTGAGGCGCCCGAGCCCTATGGCACTTTTCTGGAAAATGCCCTGTCCAAGGCACGCTTTGCGTCAGAGCGTACGGGTCTGCCTGCAATTGCTGATGATGCGGGCCTGTGCGTGGCGGCATTTGGCGGCTTGCCTGGCGTGGATACCGCCTATTACTGCATGCAGTTCGGCTACGAGAAAAGCGATGCCAACAATGTGCGCGCCCTGATCGAGCAGATGAGTGGCGTGACAGACCGCCGCGCGGCCATGGTGAGCACCCTGGTGGCCGTGCGCCACCCCAAAGATCCGGAGCCCCTGGTGGCAGTAGGCCGGGTGGCCGCACTGATTGCGCAGCAGCCCATGGGTGAGGGGGGGTTCGGCTTTGATCCAGTGCTGCTGATCCCTGAGCTGGGAATGACCTTTGCGCAGATGACCCCTGAGGTCAAGCACGCCCACAGCCATCGCGGCCGTTCGTCGCGCCTGATGATGGAGCTGGTGCGCGAGAACTGGCTGGCTGGAAGCGCTGCTGTACGCGCTGCGGCAAAGGACTGAGGCGCATACGCTCGTCAGGCTGCAGCGCCGCTTGCTCGTCTCGGACGGCGGCTTTTGCTTCGGCCAAGGAGCCTGGGATATGACAGATTCAAAAATGATAGCTATCGGTGCCCACGAGGCGGTTGCAACAGGCCTGAAAGACGTTCAGCATTACATGCGGCCGGGCACTTTGCAGCTGGCCAGCCTGCCGCCGTTGTCGCTGTACGTACACCTGCCCTGGTGCCTCAAGAAGTGTCCCTACTGTGACTTCAACTCGCACGAGGCGCGCGATGGCCGCGCCGGGTTGCCGGAGGACCGCTACATCGACGCCGTGATTGCCGATCTGGAGCAGGCGCTGCCGCTGGTCTGGGGGCGCAGCGTGCACAGCATCTTCCTGGGTGGGGGCACGCCAAGCCTGTTTTCACCGGCGGCGATCGACCGGTTGATCTCGGCCATCCGCGCACGCCTGCGGGTCGATGCCGGGTGTGAGATCACCATGGAAGCCAACCCCGGCACCTTCGAGAAGGACCGTTTCAAGGCCTTCCGCGCCGCAGGCATCACGCGTCTGTCGATTGGCGTGCAGAGCTTTGACGACCGGTACCTGCAGGCGCTGGGCCGGGTGCACGACAGTGCTCAGGCGCTGGCTGCCGTGGCGGAAGCTGCCAGCAGCTTCGATACCTTCAATCTCGACATCATGTACGCCCTGCCGGGGCAGACCGCCGCCGATCTGCAGCGTGATCTCGATGTGGCACTCAGCTTTGCGCCGCCGCATATCTCGATCTACCACCTGACCATCGAGCCCAACACCTATTTCGCCAAATACCCGCCGGCCATTCCGGAGGACGACGAGGCCTACGCCATGCTCGACCAGATCACCGAGCGGACCGCCATCGCAGGCATGCAGCGCTACGAGGTGTCGGCCTACGCCAAGCCGGGCCACACATGCGTGCACAACAGCAACTACTGGTCGTTTGGCGATTACCTGGGCATTGGCGCTGGCGCGCACAGCAAACTGAGCTTTGCGCACCGTGTAGTGCGCCAGGTGCGTGTGCGCGATCCGGCCCGCTACATGGACGCTGCCTTGCAAGGCAATGCACTGGCGCAGGACGAAGATGTGAAGCGTGCCGATCTGCCGTTCGAGTACATGCTGAATGCGCTGCGACTGCGTGAAGGCTTTGCGCTGCAGGACTACCTGGACCGCACCGGCCTGCCGCTCAGTAGCATCGACAAGGCCTTGCAGCAAGCCGAGGCCAAGGGGTTGATCACGCGCGATTGGGCCCGGGTGCGGCCTACCGAGCGGGGTTTTGATTTTCTGAGCGACCTGCAAGAGTTGTTTCTGGCCGATTGAGTGGGCGTTCGGCAAGTCAATTTTTACCGAGTAGTCAATGTGTGATTTTTCGCTTTCTACGCAGAGCGTATAGATAAAGTGCAAAATCACGCTCCGCGTCAAATCATGCCGCCCTGTGCGGCATTTTTTGTGCGCGTTTCTTTCCGCACTACCAGAACCTCCCATGTCCGCTTCTGCATCACCGCCATCTGCCCTCCAGCCGCTCACGACCGTCAATGGCTATGGGTGGAAAGCGCTGGCGGGATCGGCGGTCGGCTATGCGATGGATGGGTTTGACCTGCTGATTCTGGGTTTCATGCTGGGCGCCATCCGGGAAGACCTGGGCCTGTCGACCGCACAAGCAGGTGCCTTGGTGACATGGACCTTGATTGGTGCGGTCGTGGGCGGCATTGTGTTTGGTGCGCTCAGCGACCGGTTTGGACGCATCCGCGTGCTCACCTGGACCATTGTGATGTTTGCCGTATTCACCGGCCTGTGCGCATTTGCGCAAGGCTACTGGGACCTGCTGGTCTACCGCACGCTGGCTGGCATCGGCCTGGGCGGCGAGTTCGGCATCGGTATGGCATTGGCAGCCGAGGCCTGGCCCGCACGTTATCGAGCCCGAGTATCGTCGTATGTGGCACTGGGCTGGCAGGTGGGCGTGTTGGGCGCGGCGCTGCTCACGCCGTTGCTGCTGCCATATATCGGCTGGCGTGGCATGTTTCTGGTGGGCGTGATTCCGGCATTTGTGGCCTGGTTCATTCGCAATCGCCTGCACGAGCCGGAAGTCTTTGTGCGCAGCCAGGAGAAGAAGCCCTCTGCGCTGCAATGCTTCAAGCTCCTGGTCAAGGACCGTGCCACCACCAAGATCAGTGCGGGCATCGTGGTGCTCACCTCGGTACAGAACTTCGGCTACTACGGCATCATGATCTGGATGCCGGGCTTTCTGGCGAACAAGCTGGGCTTCAACCTGACCAAATCCGCCATGTGGACGGCTGTCACCATCCTGGGGATGATGGCCGGCATCTGGATCTTCGGCCAACTGGCCGACCGCATCGGGCGCAAGCCGAGCTTCCTGCTGTTTCAGGCGGGTGCCGCCGTCATGGTGCTGGTGTACTCGCAGTTGAACGACCCGATCACCATGCTCTGGGCAGGCGCGCTGATGGGCATGTTTGTCAATGGCATGATGGGGGGCTTTGGTGCGCTGATGAGCGAGGCCTACCCAACCGAGGCGCGTGCAACGGCGCAGAACGTGCTCTTCAACCTCGGCCGGGCCGTGGGCGGGCTGGGGCCGGTGGTGATTGGCGCGATTGCCTCGCAATACTCATTCCAGATGGCGATTGCACTGCTGGCTGCCATCTATGTACTGGATGCATTCGCAACCATGTTTCTGGTGCCTGAACTCAAAGGCAAGGAATTGCATTGAGCGGCAGTGGATAGCTGCCACTGCGCTATTGAAATAGGAGCGGCGTGCGCACGCACGCATGATTCAGCCTGCCGCTTTCAGGCGGAAACCGTACTGACAAGCGGCAGTCGTGCGCAGCGTGCGGCGTGCGCGTGGGGTGATGGCCTCACTATGTTTC contains:
- a CDS encoding RelA/SpoT family protein is translated as MSISTPPVQSSGTSATAAAKPAMSYPVVVSAYAAFLEKLDYLKDADLARVEEAFEFAAVAHSGQFRSSGDPYITHPIAVAEICATWKLDAEALMAALMHDAMEDCGVTRDDIARQFGDTVAELVDGLTKLDKLHFNSREENQAESFRKMLLAMARDVRVILVKLADRTHNMRTMSDMPRSKWGRISTETMEIHVPIANRLGINRVYRELQDLAFKHLYPWRHDTLVKALGRSRNRRKEVVQKIHAEVDASFAKSGIKIRLGNQEKTLYSIYKKMDAKHLSFAQVTDSYAVRVIVPNLIDCYTALGVLHQVFRPVPSKFRDYIANPKSNGYQSLHTTLVGPSGVSMDFQIRTEDMNLVDENGVLTHWMIQARASGSGEQLGTKWVQSLLDIQDETRDAHEFWDNVRVDLFPDSVYVFTPKNQMLTLPRGATVLDFAYAIHSNVGEHTSGARINNEQVPLSTVLKSGDIVEVTTSPEAVPHPSWLTIVRTGRAKSKIRYYLKTQGQSETAVLGERLLLQALRAEGISQLPEAKAAWDGLLERLGARNKAELFSDIGQGKRIAVFAAKQMVELLAEQGMRPDAVLLTQERYKNRSSSVTSAVVLDGGNNAAVKYAKCCRPVPGDSVAGYLDRNAGLIVHNSDCAVCKKLLSKDAERFVEVEWADEPKGDFETGVVVTIINGKGVLGKIAAEIAALGSDITHITMDDEVAMNTTELKFVLVVSDRQQVEHMLRQLVKLSYVSRAYRILPTA
- the rpoZ gene encoding DNA-directed RNA polymerase subunit omega yields the protein MARITVEDCLEKVPNRFQLVLAATYRARMLSQGHTPKIDSRNKPAVTALREIAAGKVGLEMLKKVPG
- the gmk gene encoding guanylate kinase; protein product: MDYPGNLFVVSAPSGAGKSSLVKALLELDSQVYRSISHTTRAPRGQEKHGREYYFASREDFEKMIAGNAFVEWANVHGNMYGTAKKAIEERLAKGADIVLEIDYQGALQIKESFPHAVLIFILPPSWDELRSRLENRGEDTSEVIEVRLKNAHQEMSQVDKFDFVIINELFERALFDLKAVVHSQRLRFLCQRRARAEIFSSLNISDSLENS
- a CDS encoding YicC/YloC family endoribonuclease; protein product: MTGYASVQQSIPPAGGDNAPSLWRVGLEIRSVNSRFLDLSFKLPEDLRSCEPQLRSLVDNSLKRGKVEVRVLVVSEQASNIPVASARLLQQLGSFQDTVTAWMPSAQPLTVAEVLRLSGTGSSDLPENWAESVADVCKQALKALLDARQREGKRLTAMLQDRVDQLKALAEKAEPLVPDLVRQQKDRFLERWKDAMALTEGSVSPEAAQDRALTEATSFAIRIDVAEEITRLRSHLEEITRLLGKGGDIGKRLDFLIQELHREANTLGSKSAALELTRISVDMKVLIEQMREQVQNIE
- a CDS encoding serine/threonine protein kinase; protein product: MSKAKPAPLPTNTVIGGYRIVRRISSGGFGVVYLALAPDGQQVAIKEYLPSSLASREPGALAPTVEPEKLSLYRLGLKSFFEEGRALAQISHPSVVSVYNFFRENETVYMVMNYLEGATLQDFIVTARDLKEAKVFRESTIRSLFDEVLRGLRIVHQHKMLHLDIKPANIFITDDNKALMIDFGAAREVLSKEGNFVRPMYTPGFAAPEMYRRDTPLGPWTDIYAIGACIYACMQGIPPNDAPKRQEKDRLGLALSKVRGVYSDNLIELVEWCMALDPQARPQSVFLLQKELAREDERRYTKLTVSEKVRMSIDSLVSDTKKNIQARAGSSTK
- a CDS encoding PP2C family protein-serine/threonine phosphatase, giving the protein MKFSVFQLSRKGGREKNEDRMGYSYTKESCLFVVADGMGGHPEGEVAAQLALQTVSLDFQRLARPKLDDPAEFLENALLSAHHNILKYAIANNMEDPPRTTLVASVVQDGNVWWVHCGDSRLYMVRGAKVMARTRDHSYMELRGSGVTSVNPDRFNRNVLFTCLGSPSRPFFDVAGPTELHRSDRIMLCSDGLWSSVSETVIARELGNKSVSRAIPDLIDAALRKAGASSDNVTAVALEWEMPGAERFVSEEDPSAAGAMPPEPPAEPDGSKAQPPLP
- a CDS encoding non-canonical purine NTP pyrophosphatase, coding for MKIVLASNNQGKLAELQAMFHPLGVELVPQGALMDGEAPEPYGTFLENALSKARFASERTGLPAIADDAGLCVAAFGGLPGVDTAYYCMQFGYEKSDANNVRALIEQMSGVTDRRAAMVSTLVAVRHPKDPEPLVAVGRVAALIAQQPMGEGGFGFDPVLLIPELGMTFAQMTPEVKHAHSHRGRSSRLMMELVRENWLAGSAAVRAAAKD
- the hemW gene encoding radical SAM family heme chaperone HemW, with the protein product MTDSKMIAIGAHEAVATGLKDVQHYMRPGTLQLASLPPLSLYVHLPWCLKKCPYCDFNSHEARDGRAGLPEDRYIDAVIADLEQALPLVWGRSVHSIFLGGGTPSLFSPAAIDRLISAIRARLRVDAGCEITMEANPGTFEKDRFKAFRAAGITRLSIGVQSFDDRYLQALGRVHDSAQALAAVAEAASSFDTFNLDIMYALPGQTAADLQRDLDVALSFAPPHISIYHLTIEPNTYFAKYPPAIPEDDEAYAMLDQITERTAIAGMQRYEVSAYAKPGHTCVHNSNYWSFGDYLGIGAGAHSKLSFAHRVVRQVRVRDPARYMDAALQGNALAQDEDVKRADLPFEYMLNALRLREGFALQDYLDRTGLPLSSIDKALQQAEAKGLITRDWARVRPTERGFDFLSDLQELFLAD
- a CDS encoding MFS transporter — translated: MSASASPPSALQPLTTVNGYGWKALAGSAVGYAMDGFDLLILGFMLGAIREDLGLSTAQAGALVTWTLIGAVVGGIVFGALSDRFGRIRVLTWTIVMFAVFTGLCAFAQGYWDLLVYRTLAGIGLGGEFGIGMALAAEAWPARYRARVSSYVALGWQVGVLGAALLTPLLLPYIGWRGMFLVGVIPAFVAWFIRNRLHEPEVFVRSQEKKPSALQCFKLLVKDRATTKISAGIVVLTSVQNFGYYGIMIWMPGFLANKLGFNLTKSAMWTAVTILGMMAGIWIFGQLADRIGRKPSFLLFQAGAAVMVLVYSQLNDPITMLWAGALMGMFVNGMMGGFGALMSEAYPTEARATAQNVLFNLGRAVGGLGPVVIGAIASQYSFQMAIALLAAIYVLDAFATMFLVPELKGKELH